From Pusillibacter faecalis, one genomic window encodes:
- a CDS encoding tripartite tricarboxylate transporter permease — MGNAVQLEIMSLFNLESLLLLAASTLAGIIIGALPGLTATMGVSLLVSTTLGLGPANALVVMVGVFLGGIYGGSRSAILLNVPGTPSSAATALEGFPLTKQGEGIRAGVMVTTASATGGIIGLCILMLLAHPISKAAMLIGYWEFFWLGMFGIVICGSMSAERPYKGLVSGMAGLLISCIGIDGIYGGTRFAFGVTGLKAGISLVPAMVGLFGLSEAISALADPESHAIANVKNTTIGDLLGYVKESFSMLRHHAKLVISSAAIGTMIGAIPGTGEDIASWVAYDSARRASKEKEKFGHGSWEGLIASETANNACTSGVFIPMLTLGIAGDAVSAILLGGLQLHGYQTGPNFMADNPNFIYFIGVLLLLVNLMFMIEGTLITPVIGKVLQIRVGIIMPIVVVLSVIGAYAANVRTFDIAVMVVFGFIGFLFKKLHISPAPMALGIILGSLVELNYRRGLMAGKYSLSLFITRPVSAVLALLLVVFVVMPIIRDRRGKAK, encoded by the coding sequence ATGGGCAACGCAGTACAATTGGAAATTATGTCCCTGTTTAATCTTGAGAGTCTGCTTCTTCTTGCAGCCTCCACGCTGGCCGGCATCATTATCGGCGCCTTGCCCGGTCTAACCGCCACCATGGGCGTCTCTTTGCTGGTCTCTACCACCCTGGGCCTCGGCCCCGCCAATGCACTGGTTGTAATGGTAGGAGTCTTTCTGGGCGGCATTTACGGCGGCTCCCGCAGTGCAATCCTGCTCAATGTTCCCGGTACGCCGTCCTCCGCCGCAACAGCCCTGGAAGGCTTCCCTCTAACCAAGCAGGGAGAGGGAATTCGAGCGGGCGTTATGGTCACAACAGCCTCGGCAACCGGCGGCATCATCGGCCTGTGCATCTTGATGCTGCTGGCCCACCCGATCTCCAAAGCTGCCATGCTGATTGGCTACTGGGAATTCTTCTGGCTGGGTATGTTCGGCATCGTGATCTGCGGCAGCATGTCCGCCGAAAGGCCTTACAAGGGCCTTGTCTCAGGCATGGCTGGTCTGTTGATCTCCTGCATTGGTATTGATGGCATCTATGGTGGTACCCGTTTCGCCTTTGGCGTTACTGGTCTGAAGGCCGGCATCTCTCTCGTCCCTGCGATGGTCGGCCTCTTCGGCCTCTCTGAGGCTATTTCCGCCTTGGCAGATCCTGAATCCCACGCTATCGCCAACGTGAAAAACACCACCATTGGCGATCTGCTTGGCTATGTCAAGGAGAGCTTCTCCATGCTCCGCCACCACGCAAAGTTGGTCATCTCCTCCGCAGCTATCGGCACCATGATCGGCGCCATTCCCGGTACCGGTGAGGATATCGCTTCCTGGGTAGCCTATGATAGCGCCCGCCGCGCCAGCAAGGAAAAGGAAAAGTTTGGGCACGGCAGTTGGGAGGGCTTGATCGCTTCTGAAACGGCAAATAACGCCTGCACCTCCGGTGTATTTATCCCCATGCTGACACTGGGGATCGCCGGCGACGCTGTATCCGCAATCCTGTTAGGCGGCCTGCAGCTCCATGGCTATCAGACTGGCCCCAATTTCATGGCAGATAATCCGAACTTTATCTACTTCATCGGCGTTCTCCTGCTTCTTGTGAACCTTATGTTCATGATTGAAGGCACTCTCATCACCCCCGTGATCGGCAAGGTACTGCAAATTCGTGTTGGCATTATCATGCCTATCGTGGTGGTACTCTCTGTGATCGGTGCCTACGCCGCCAACGTTCGGACCTTCGATATCGCAGTCATGGTTGTATTCGGCTTTATCGGCTTCCTATTCAAAAAGCTGCACATTTCTCCTGCGCCTATGGCCCTCGGTATCATCCTTGGCAGTCTTGTCGAATTGAACTACCGCCGCGGCTTGATGGCTGGCAAATACAGTCTGTCCTTGTTTATCACCCGGCCCGTTTCCGCCGTCCTTGCGCTGCTTCTGGTGGTCTTTGTAGTCATGCCCATCATCCGTGACAGGCGCGGCAAGGCCAAGTAA
- a CDS encoding SDR family oxidoreductase, whose amino-acid sequence MMQADFTGKVAVVTGGSGALCSEFCKALARSGAKVAVVGSRKETADGIAAEIIADGGEAIAVGCNVLDMDSVLAAEQVIRKAYGQYQILINGAGIAPAAACTTRERASMELLDASTTQENTLFNLDTEAVASVLDLNCLGIFNVTKVFAKRMAGVEGACIVNIASMSGLSPLTKQIAYSASKAAVCNLTQWLATYLADVGIRVNAIAPGFFATKINRRLLFNEDGSYTERSKKIISGTPMDRFGEPKELVGAMLYLCDHTASGFVTGVILPVDGGFSAYCGV is encoded by the coding sequence ATGATGCAAGCAGACTTCACCGGCAAGGTTGCCGTTGTCACTGGTGGAAGCGGGGCCCTTTGCAGCGAGTTCTGCAAGGCTTTGGCTCGTTCCGGCGCCAAAGTTGCCGTGGTCGGCAGCCGTAAGGAGACTGCCGATGGCATTGCCGCTGAGATTATCGCTGATGGCGGCGAGGCCATCGCCGTTGGCTGCAACGTTTTAGATATGGACAGCGTCCTAGCCGCGGAGCAGGTGATCCGCAAAGCCTATGGTCAGTACCAGATCTTGATCAATGGCGCCGGCATTGCCCCCGCAGCAGCCTGCACCACGCGGGAACGTGCGTCCATGGAGCTTTTGGACGCTTCCACCACGCAGGAAAATACTCTGTTTAACTTAGATACTGAGGCGGTCGCTTCCGTCCTTGACCTAAACTGCCTCGGGATATTCAACGTCACAAAGGTGTTTGCAAAGCGAATGGCTGGTGTGGAAGGCGCCTGTATTGTCAATATTGCATCCATGAGCGGCCTCTCTCCCCTGACAAAGCAAATTGCGTACAGTGCCAGTAAGGCTGCCGTATGCAATTTGACCCAGTGGCTTGCTACTTACCTGGCTGACGTCGGCATCCGTGTCAATGCCATTGCACCAGGTTTCTTCGCCACCAAAATCAATCGCCGTCTCCTCTTCAACGAGGACGGAAGCTATACCGAGCGTTCCAAGAAAATTATTAGCGGCACACCGATGGACCGCTTCGGGGAGCCCAAGGAACTCGTTGGTGCCATGCTCTATCTGTGCGATCATACCGCCAGCGGCTTTGTGACAGGCGTGATACTGCCAGTAGACGGCGGCTTTAGCGCCTACTGTGGTGTGTAA
- a CDS encoding RraA family protein, whose amino-acid sequence MMNTKYTMEELRNSLYSGLICDVLDQMGYRHQFLSNEMGALLPDTVVFGRAFTAVATQVYSMPEDPLTAQCKVLDQMQPGEVFVLTMRGEYNCAILGELMATAINSKGGTGAILDGMARDLKTVRDMKFPLVYRGHLPSTSKGRAEVNECQIPITIDGVTITPGDYVFGDIDGTVVIPGDLIDEVMDRAMEIERREDDVRTRLLNGESLTDTYMKIGAI is encoded by the coding sequence ATGATGAACACGAAATATACTATGGAAGAGCTCCGCAACTCCCTTTACTCCGGCCTGATCTGTGATGTGCTCGATCAGATGGGCTACCGGCACCAGTTCCTCAGCAATGAGATGGGCGCTCTGCTGCCGGATACCGTCGTTTTTGGCCGCGCCTTTACCGCTGTTGCCACGCAGGTCTACTCGATGCCGGAGGACCCTCTAACCGCCCAGTGCAAAGTCCTGGACCAGATGCAACCTGGCGAGGTCTTTGTCCTGACTATGCGCGGAGAATACAACTGCGCCATTCTGGGTGAGCTGATGGCTACCGCCATCAACTCCAAAGGCGGGACCGGCGCCATCTTAGACGGTATGGCCCGCGACCTCAAAACCGTCAGAGATATGAAATTCCCTCTGGTGTACAGAGGGCATCTGCCCAGCACCTCCAAGGGCCGCGCCGAGGTCAACGAGTGCCAGATCCCCATCACAATCGATGGAGTGACCATCACCCCGGGCGACTATGTTTTCGGAGACATTGATGGTACTGTGGTCATTCCTGGTGATCTAATCGACGAGGTCATGGATCGCGCCATGGAGATCGAGCGCCGGGAGGACGATGTCCGCACCCGTCTGCTGAACGGCGAGAGCCTAACCGATACCTACATGAAGATCGGAGCTATCTAA
- a CDS encoding C-terminal binding protein: protein MKKFRVVLTDYMYETIQPFYDVYNQYEDIEFVPLQLTEKRDILRETEFADAVMVHFDQIDKDVISNLKNCRIIARSAVGYDNIDLDAASAAKIPVTNVPDYCVEEVSNHTLMMILNSAKKFNQLEANVKKGLWGDFAIAKPIHAVRGQTLGLLGCGRIARCLAVKAQVFGIKVIAYDPYIKPEAVKDFGVTLVSREELLAQSDFISMHLLLNEDTRKSINADFFKKMKNSAIFVNTARGGLVDEDALIEALRTGEIAGAALDVLTEEGIDKDAPLQKFDNVIITPHAAWYSEQAFYTLLTSAAQEVVRALHGEPVKNQVNHF, encoded by the coding sequence ATGAAAAAATTCCGTGTTGTCCTGACAGACTACATGTATGAAACCATCCAGCCTTTCTACGATGTGTACAACCAGTATGAGGATATTGAATTTGTTCCCCTACAGTTGACCGAAAAACGTGATATTCTTCGGGAGACTGAGTTCGCTGATGCTGTCATGGTGCATTTCGATCAGATTGACAAGGATGTTATTTCCAACTTGAAGAACTGCAGAATCATCGCCAGAAGCGCTGTCGGCTATGACAATATTGATCTGGATGCTGCCTCTGCCGCAAAGATTCCTGTTACCAATGTGCCGGATTACTGCGTAGAGGAAGTTTCTAACCACACTTTGATGATGATCCTCAACAGCGCGAAGAAGTTCAACCAGCTTGAGGCAAACGTAAAGAAAGGGCTGTGGGGTGATTTCGCCATTGCGAAGCCCATCCACGCAGTCCGAGGCCAGACCCTCGGACTGCTCGGCTGCGGCCGGATCGCCCGTTGCTTGGCTGTTAAAGCGCAGGTGTTCGGTATAAAGGTGATTGCTTACGATCCATACATCAAACCAGAGGCGGTAAAGGATTTCGGTGTGACACTGGTCTCCAGGGAGGAATTGCTGGCCCAGAGTGACTTTATCTCGATGCATCTGCTGCTCAACGAGGACACTCGAAAGAGCATCAATGCCGATTTCTTCAAAAAAATGAAGAACTCTGCGATCTTTGTGAATACTGCCCGCGGGGGCCTGGTGGACGAGGATGCGCTCATTGAGGCGCTGCGTACAGGTGAGATTGCCGGCGCAGCTCTGGATGTTCTGACCGAGGAGGGAATCGACAAGGACGCGCCCCTGCAGAAGTTTGACAACGTCATCATCACACCACATGCGGCTTGGTACAGCGAGCAGGCATTCTATACGCTGCTTACCAGCGCCGCCCAGGAGGTCGTCCGCGCGCTGCATGGCGAACCCGTAAAGAATCAGGTAAATCACTTTTAA
- a CDS encoding LacI family DNA-binding transcriptional regulator, whose translation MNLESKVTINDIAKAVGVSKTTVSRYINGHSDMMSERTRERIRAVIEMTNYQPSDIARNLKRKNTNLIGVLIADMSTPFSSVLVVSISDYLSECGYVPIFANCNDSLQKEQEMIDSLLFRGVAGFLVNTTSCNNNYLIGVASRGIPIVLCDRYINHYNFNIVTFEQDAPFFNLVRHLKEEGYTRPVLFTQCWENNSSRRRRKDAILSAIQQVYGYDATEDVYLVSFQNGLSAAAQLDALLGRLKPGDIPAIIGTNSVTTVQTYKAIKSCGLKMPEQIGLCGPEDWNWQQEMNWAQLIEPTITTIDLPVRDLGRQSAECLVHMLKGETEGAREIMLPCGLNIRESTCRLHSQGDFG comes from the coding sequence ATGAACCTTGAATCAAAAGTTACGATCAATGATATCGCTAAGGCAGTCGGCGTATCCAAAACCACTGTGTCCCGCTATATTAACGGCCACAGTGATATGATGAGTGAAAGAACACGCGAACGGATTCGCGCAGTCATTGAGATGACGAATTATCAACCCAGTGATATTGCCAGGAATCTGAAGCGAAAAAACACGAATCTAATCGGTGTATTGATTGCCGACATGTCCACCCCCTTCTCATCTGTGCTGGTCGTTTCCATCAGCGATTATCTTTCCGAATGCGGTTATGTTCCTATCTTTGCAAACTGTAACGACAGCTTACAAAAAGAACAGGAGATGATTGACTCCTTGTTGTTCAGAGGAGTTGCCGGATTTCTGGTCAATACGACCTCTTGCAACAACAATTATCTAATTGGAGTCGCAAGCCGCGGGATTCCGATCGTTCTTTGTGACCGCTATATTAATCACTATAATTTCAATATTGTAACCTTTGAACAGGATGCTCCCTTTTTCAATTTAGTTCGTCACTTGAAGGAGGAAGGCTATACCCGGCCAGTACTATTCACACAATGCTGGGAAAACAATTCCAGCCGGAGACGGAGAAAAGACGCGATACTGTCCGCTATACAGCAGGTTTATGGATATGACGCCACGGAAGATGTTTACTTAGTGAGTTTCCAGAACGGCCTTTCCGCAGCTGCACAGTTGGACGCTCTGCTTGGCCGGTTAAAACCAGGTGACATTCCCGCTATCATTGGTACAAACAGTGTCACAACGGTCCAAACCTATAAGGCAATTAAATCCTGCGGTTTGAAAATGCCTGAGCAAATTGGCCTCTGTGGGCCGGAAGATTGGAACTGGCAGCAGGAGATGAATTGGGCACAGCTGATTGAACCAACCATTACTACCATCGATTTGCCAGTCCGGGATCTGGGGCGGCAATCCGCCGAATGCTTGGTCCATATGTTGAAGGGCGAAACGGAAGGTGCCCGAGAGATCATGCTGCCTTGCGGGCTCAATATTCGAGAGTCAACCTGCAGGCTGCACTCGCAGGGTGACTTCGGATGA
- a CDS encoding enoyl-CoA hydratase-related protein, which translates to MYEHLLLETKGQIAILKINNPKSLNALNIATMTELNECLTNIEANKDIRVVILTGEGSKAFVAGADIAEMAKLTAAEGRTMSLLGKTTFRRIETMPQVVIAAVNGYALGGGCELAMSCDIRVAADSAVFAQPECGLGIIPGFGGTQRLARLVGKGRAKELIFTCDRIDAQEAYRIGLVNKVVPQAELMDACMTMAEKLLSKSSYAISMAKACIETGMDTDLSSGLDLEATSIALTFSTHDKAEGMAAFLERRPANLTDF; encoded by the coding sequence ATGTACGAACACCTGCTATTGGAAACCAAAGGTCAAATTGCAATCTTAAAAATCAACAATCCCAAGTCTTTGAATGCACTGAACATCGCCACCATGACTGAATTGAACGAGTGCCTCACCAATATAGAAGCCAATAAGGACATCCGCGTTGTGATCCTCACCGGCGAGGGAAGCAAGGCCTTTGTGGCTGGCGCTGACATTGCTGAAATGGCAAAGCTCACCGCAGCGGAGGGCCGTACGATGTCTCTGTTAGGCAAAACTACATTCCGCCGCATTGAGACCATGCCTCAGGTTGTCATTGCCGCTGTCAACGGCTATGCCTTGGGCGGCGGCTGCGAGCTGGCGATGAGCTGTGATATCCGCGTAGCTGCCGACAGCGCGGTATTTGCCCAGCCCGAGTGCGGCCTTGGCATTATCCCCGGCTTTGGCGGCACGCAGCGGCTGGCCCGCCTGGTTGGCAAAGGCCGCGCCAAGGAGCTAATCTTCACCTGTGACCGGATCGATGCTCAGGAAGCCTATCGGATTGGTCTTGTCAACAAGGTAGTCCCCCAGGCCGAGCTGATGGACGCCTGCATGACCATGGCGGAAAAGCTCCTCTCTAAGAGCAGCTACGCCATCTCCATGGCGAAGGCCTGTATTGAGACTGGTATGGACACGGACCTCTCCAGCGGTTTGGATTTGGAGGCCACCAGCATTGCACTGACCTTTTCCACCCACGACAAGGCGGAGGGCATGGCTGCGTTTTTGGAGCGCCGCCCTGCCAATCTCACAGATTTCTAA
- a CDS encoding lactate utilization protein has product MTLESAKKNLEARGFRVQVFSSGKEAAAYLDAAVDGTAVGFGGSITLQELGLREMLAAHNEVFWHWTDGPEAQTSAARAPVYITSANALAETGEIINIDGVGNRAASTLYGHQKLYFVVGRNKLAPTYEEALWRARNIAAPKNAQRLGRKTPCAIKGDRCYDCKSPERICRGLVVLWEPMMGMEQTTEVLLVDEELGF; this is encoded by the coding sequence ATGACCCTGGAGAGTGCAAAAAAGAATCTGGAGGCAAGGGGCTTCCGCGTGCAGGTATTCTCGAGCGGCAAAGAGGCGGCGGCCTATTTGGATGCGGCCGTCGACGGGACCGCTGTGGGCTTTGGCGGGTCCATCACGCTGCAGGAGCTGGGACTGCGGGAGATGCTGGCTGCCCACAACGAGGTTTTCTGGCACTGGACGGACGGCCCGGAGGCCCAGACAAGTGCGGCCCGGGCGCCTGTGTACATCACCTCCGCCAATGCCCTGGCGGAGACGGGGGAGATCATCAACATTGATGGCGTCGGCAATCGGGCGGCTTCCACGCTGTACGGCCACCAAAAGCTATACTTTGTGGTGGGGCGCAACAAGCTGGCACCAACTTATGAGGAGGCGCTGTGGCGGGCGAGAAATATCGCCGCCCCGAAAAACGCCCAGCGGCTGGGCCGTAAGACGCCCTGTGCCATAAAGGGAGATCGGTGCTACGACTGTAAGAGTCCAGAGCGCATCTGCCGGGGGCTGGTGGTGCTGTGGGAGCCCATGATGGGAATGGAACAGACAACAGAAGTCCTGCTGGTGGACGAGGAGCTTGGATTCTAA
- a CDS encoding YitT family protein yields the protein MRKLLKSYGIVTVGSVILAFAFDAFYAPNQMAMGGITGMAQVVNALIPSVTVGVATFLLNVPLFLAGWKMIGFHLLASSLFSMVVSSLAMDAIALLWTFPAIDPILAAVYGGALTGLGVGIVFTQGATTGGADIAARLMKLKLTWLPMGKLVMVPDFFGLAVAALAFGRVESALYGIVALYVSAKVMDGVLYGLDLSKVAYIVSDQWRTVADQLMRERGRGVTILDGEGAYTGDTRQVLLIAFKQREIVQIKQTVYETDPKAFLIVCDAKDVLGEGFGEYKKEEI from the coding sequence GTGAGAAAACTCTTAAAATCTTATGGGATCGTAACTGTGGGATCGGTGATTCTGGCATTTGCCTTTGATGCATTTTACGCCCCGAATCAGATGGCCATGGGCGGGATCACCGGCATGGCTCAGGTGGTGAACGCGCTGATTCCTTCGGTGACGGTGGGTGTTGCGACCTTTTTGCTGAATGTGCCGCTGTTCCTTGCCGGCTGGAAGATGATCGGCTTTCACCTGCTGGCTTCCTCTCTGTTTTCCATGGTGGTAAGTTCGCTGGCCATGGACGCCATCGCACTTTTGTGGACATTCCCGGCTATTGATCCAATTCTGGCAGCAGTCTATGGAGGCGCCTTGACGGGACTTGGCGTGGGAATTGTCTTTACTCAGGGGGCAACCACTGGCGGAGCAGATATTGCGGCAAGGCTCATGAAGCTCAAGCTCACCTGGCTGCCCATGGGCAAGCTGGTGATGGTGCCTGATTTCTTTGGCCTGGCGGTGGCGGCTCTGGCCTTTGGCCGGGTGGAGTCGGCGCTCTATGGCATTGTGGCGCTCTATGTATCCGCCAAAGTGATGGATGGAGTGCTCTATGGACTGGATCTTTCCAAGGTGGCTTACATTGTATCAGATCAATGGCGAACGGTGGCCGACCAGCTGATGCGAGAGCGGGGACGCGGCGTGACGATTCTGGACGGAGAGGGAGCCTATACCGGAGATACCAGGCAGGTGCTGCTGATTGCCTTCAAGCAGCGGGAAATTGTTCAGATCAAGCAGACAGTCTATGAGACAGACCCCAAGGCGTTTTTGATTGTCTGCGATGCAAAAGATGTCTTGGGAGAGGGATTTGGGGAATATAAAAAGGAGGAGATCTGA
- a CDS encoding DNA gyrase/topoisomerase IV subunit A: MPKKKQPEESRPKVQNPNVLGLHASVMEQPITDTLENNYMPYAMSVIVSRAIPEIDGFKPSHRKLLYTMYKMGLMTGGRTKSANIVGQTMRLNPHGDAAIYDTMVRLSRGYGALLTPFVDSKGNFGKCYSRDMSWAAPRYTEAKLTPICAELFRDIDSDTVDFVDNYDNTMTEPALLPTTFPNILVSANSGIAVGMASQFCGFNLKEVCETTVAYLKNPECDLSETLLAPDFPTGGELICDSAALRDIYETGRGSVRVRARYRYVKEENLIEIYEIPYSTTVEAILDKVAELIKAGKVKEIADMRDETDLSGLKLAIDLKRGTDPDKLMAKLYKQTTLEDSFACNFNVLIAGSPQVLGVRRILEEWTAWRTESVRRRVYFILKKKKDKLHLLKGLKRILLDIDKAIAIIRETEEEAEVIPNLMIGFGIDQIQAEYVAEIKLRNINKEYILKRTRETDALRDEIDDLENVLGDPRRVRKIIVDELGEVAKKYGEPRRTSIVYGHEIEPFDEEESVEEYPVHVFLSREGYLKKITPLSLRMSGEQKYKEGDGPRQAFETTSHAEIMFFTDRQQVYKTRLSEFEDTKASVLGEYLPAKLGMDAGENVIFAALPGKDYAGTLLFFFENGKAARVEMKSYQTASNRRKLTGAYSDKSPLVCIRRIDEECELAVYSNEPRCLIFHTALLAPKTTRTTQGVAVMNLKPRYHLEEVKTLGETSIVNQGRYRVRAVPAAGALVREEDSGEEQMNLLD; encoded by the coding sequence ATGCCCAAGAAAAAGCAGCCGGAGGAATCCCGGCCGAAAGTCCAGAACCCCAATGTCCTGGGGCTTCACGCGTCAGTGATGGAACAGCCTATTACCGACACGCTGGAGAACAACTACATGCCCTACGCCATGAGCGTCATCGTCTCCCGGGCCATCCCGGAGATTGACGGCTTCAAGCCCTCTCACCGCAAGCTCCTCTACACCATGTACAAGATGGGCTTGATGACGGGGGGACGGACGAAATCCGCCAACATTGTGGGCCAGACCATGCGTCTGAACCCCCACGGCGACGCGGCCATCTATGATACCATGGTCCGTCTCTCCCGGGGCTATGGCGCCCTGCTGACGCCCTTTGTGGACTCCAAGGGTAACTTTGGCAAGTGCTACTCCCGGGATATGTCCTGGGCTGCGCCCCGATATACGGAGGCGAAGCTCACCCCCATCTGTGCGGAGCTTTTTCGAGATATCGACAGCGACACGGTGGATTTCGTAGACAACTACGACAATACCATGACCGAGCCTGCCCTGCTGCCCACGACTTTCCCGAATATTCTGGTGTCTGCCAACAGCGGTATCGCGGTGGGCATGGCGTCCCAGTTCTGTGGCTTCAATCTGAAAGAGGTCTGCGAAACCACGGTGGCGTATCTCAAAAATCCAGAGTGTGATTTGAGTGAGACGCTGCTGGCGCCGGACTTTCCCACTGGCGGAGAGCTGATCTGCGACAGTGCAGCTCTGCGGGACATCTACGAGACCGGCCGTGGCAGCGTGCGGGTGCGGGCGCGGTACCGCTATGTCAAAGAGGAAAACCTGATCGAAATCTACGAGATCCCCTATTCCACCACGGTAGAGGCCATTTTGGACAAGGTGGCGGAGCTGATCAAGGCCGGCAAGGTGAAGGAGATCGCAGACATGCGGGACGAGACGGACCTCTCCGGACTCAAGCTGGCCATTGACCTCAAGCGAGGCACGGACCCGGATAAGCTGATGGCAAAGCTCTACAAGCAGACCACGCTGGAGGACTCCTTCGCCTGCAACTTTAACGTTCTCATTGCCGGAAGCCCCCAGGTGCTGGGCGTCCGCCGGATTTTGGAGGAGTGGACCGCCTGGCGCACGGAGTCTGTCCGGCGGCGGGTGTACTTTATCCTGAAAAAGAAGAAGGACAAGCTGCACCTCTTAAAGGGTCTGAAGCGCATCCTGCTGGATATTGACAAGGCCATCGCCATCATCCGTGAGACGGAGGAGGAGGCTGAGGTGATCCCCAACCTGATGATTGGCTTTGGGATTGACCAGATTCAGGCGGAGTATGTGGCGGAGATCAAGCTGCGGAACATCAATAAGGAGTATATCCTCAAGCGCACCCGGGAGACAGACGCCCTGCGGGACGAGATTGATGATCTGGAGAATGTGCTGGGAGATCCCCGCCGGGTTCGCAAAATCATAGTTGACGAGCTGGGCGAGGTAGCGAAAAAATACGGCGAGCCCCGCCGTACCTCTATTGTTTATGGCCATGAGATTGAACCCTTTGACGAAGAGGAGTCTGTGGAGGAGTACCCGGTTCACGTCTTCCTCTCCCGGGAGGGATACCTGAAAAAGATCACGCCTCTCAGCCTCCGGATGAGCGGGGAACAGAAATACAAGGAGGGTGACGGGCCCCGCCAGGCCTTTGAGACCACCTCCCACGCGGAGATTATGTTCTTTACGGACCGCCAGCAGGTATACAAGACCCGCCTGAGCGAGTTTGAGGACACCAAGGCCAGCGTCCTGGGAGAGTATCTACCAGCCAAGCTGGGCATGGACGCAGGGGAGAATGTGATTTTCGCGGCACTGCCCGGAAAGGACTATGCCGGCACGCTGTTGTTCTTCTTTGAAAACGGCAAGGCGGCCCGGGTGGAGATGAAGTCCTACCAGACCGCCTCCAACCGCCGCAAGCTCACCGGCGCGTATTCTGACAAGTCGCCGCTGGTGTGCATCCGGCGGATTGACGAGGAGTGCGAGCTGGCGGTTTATTCCAATGAACCTCGGTGCCTGATCTTCCACACCGCCCTGCTCGCCCCCAAGACCACCCGTACCACCCAGGGCGTGGCAGTCATGAACCTGAAGCCCAGGTACCATCTGGAGGAAGTCAAGACTTTAGGGGAGACATCCATTGTCAACCAGGGCCGCTACCGGGTCCGTGCGGTGCCCGCTGCCGGTGCGCTGGTACGAGAGGAGGACTCCGGGGAGGAGCAGATGAACCTGCTGGATTAA
- a CDS encoding NUDIX hydrolase N-terminal domain-containing protein, translating to MEWNECLNDWGTRLRGLAQGGLHYGGDGETGLVRYRRVREIALQMMDSTDCVDDGEVTEMACKLQKRVTGMTEEQAGSLARELLGKKAGVTEEQVHAWGAELVEMADTGLAEGLESPFDLDRYQVVRQLGEKMQALAR from the coding sequence ATGGAGTGGAATGAATGTCTGAATGATTGGGGCACCCGGCTACGGGGGTTGGCCCAGGGGGGGCTGCACTATGGTGGTGATGGCGAGACAGGCTTGGTCCGCTACCGCCGTGTCCGGGAAATTGCCCTGCAGATGATGGACAGCACAGACTGTGTGGACGATGGAGAGGTAACAGAGATGGCCTGCAAGCTGCAAAAGCGGGTTACAGGTATGACGGAGGAGCAGGCTGGGAGTTTGGCCAGGGAGCTGCTGGGAAAGAAGGCTGGCGTCACGGAGGAGCAGGTTCATGCCTGGGGCGCCGAACTTGTAGAAATGGCTGACACCGGTCTTGCAGAGGGGCTGGAGAGCCCCTTTGACCTGGACCGCTATCAGGTGGTCCGCCAGTTGGGCGAGAAGATGCAGGCTCTGGCCCGCTGA